A section of the Buchnera aphidicola str. APS (Acyrthosiphon pisum) genome encodes:
- the trpG gene encoding anthranilate synthase component II translates to MANILLLDNIDSFTYNLVEQLRNQKNNVLVYRNTVSIDIIFNSLKKLTHPILMLSPGPSLPKHAGCMLDLIKKVKGDIPIVGICLGHQAIVEAYGGIIGYAGEIFHGKASLIRHDGLEMFEGVPQPLPVARYHSLICNKIPEKFVINSYFEKMIMSVRNNCDRVCGFQFHPESILTTHGDQILEKIIHWASLKYITNKKQ, encoded by the coding sequence ATGGCAAATATTTTACTGTTAGACAACATAGACTCATTCACCTATAATTTAGTTGAACAACTGAGAAATCAAAAAAACAATGTTTTAGTTTATCGTAATACAGTGAGTATTGATATTATTTTCAATTCCCTTAAAAAATTAACACATCCGATTTTAATGCTGTCGCCCGGACCTAGTTTGCCGAAACACGCAGGATGCATGTTAGATTTAATAAAAAAAGTCAAGGGGGACATTCCTATAGTAGGAATTTGTTTAGGTCATCAAGCAATAGTAGAAGCGTATGGCGGCATTATCGGATATGCAGGTGAAATATTCCATGGCAAAGCATCATTAATCCGCCATGATGGTTTAGAGATGTTTGAGGGTGTACCGCAACCACTACCTGTTGCTCGATACCATTCCTTAATTTGCAACAAAATTCCGGAGAAATTTGTCATTAATTCCTATTTTGAAAAAATGATTATGTCTGTAAGAAACAATTGTGATCGTGTTTGCGGCTTTCAATTTCATCCTGAATCTATTTTAACAACACATGGAGACCAAATATTAGAAAAAATTATTCATTGGGCGTCTTTAAAATATATCACAAACAAGAAACAATAA
- a CDS encoding anthranilate synthase component 1, whose product MFLIEKRRKLIQKKANYHSDPTTVFNHLCGSRPATLLLETAEVNKKNNLESIMIVDSAIRVSAVKNSVKITALSENGAEILSILKENPHKKIKFFEKNKSINLIFPSLDNNLDEDKKIFSLSVFDSFRFIMKSVNNTKRTSKAMFFGGLFSYDLISNFESLPNVKKKQKCPDFCFYLAETLLVVDHQKKTCLIQSSLFGRNVDEKNRIKKRTEEIEKKLEEKLTSIPKNKTTVPVQLTSNISDFQYSSTIKKLQKLIQKGEIFQVVPSRKFFLPCDNSLSAYQELKKSNPSPYMFFMQDEDFILFGASPESSLKYDEKNRQIELYPIAGTRPRGRKKDGTLDLDLDSRIELEMRTNHKELAEHLMLVDLARNDLARICEPGSRYVSDLVKVDKYSHVMHLVSKVVGQLKYGLDALHAYSSCMNMGTLTGAPKVRAMQLIAEYEGEGRGSYGGAIGYFTDLGNLDTCITIRSAYVESGVATIQAGAGVVFNSIPEDEVKESLNKAQAVINAIKKAHFTMGSS is encoded by the coding sequence ATTTTTTTGATTGAAAAGAGACGTAAATTAATACAAAAAAAGGCTAATTATCACTCTGATCCTACAACAGTTTTTAATCATCTTTGTGGATCAAGACCCGCAACATTATTACTGGAAACAGCAGAAGTTAATAAAAAAAATAATTTAGAAAGTATAATGATTGTCGATAGCGCGATACGCGTCTCTGCTGTCAAGAATTCAGTTAAGATTACTGCGCTCTCTGAAAACGGAGCAGAGATATTATCTATTTTAAAAGAAAACCCTCATAAAAAAATAAAATTTTTTGAAAAAAACAAAAGTATCAACTTGATCTTTCCCTCTTTAGACAACAATCTTGATGAAGATAAAAAAATTTTTTCTTTATCAGTATTTGATTCTTTCAGATTCATTATGAAATCTGTTAACAACACAAAAAGAACAAGTAAAGCAATGTTTTTTGGCGGATTGTTTTCTTATGATCTTATTTCTAATTTTGAATCGTTGCCGAATGTAAAGAAAAAACAAAAATGCCCGGATTTTTGTTTTTATTTAGCAGAAACATTACTTGTTGTAGATCATCAAAAAAAAACATGTTTGATTCAAAGCAGTTTATTTGGCAGAAATGTAGATGAAAAAAATAGAATTAAAAAAAGAACAGAAGAAATAGAAAAGAAACTGGAAGAAAAATTGACATCCATTCCTAAAAATAAGACAACTGTACCAGTTCAATTGACTTCCAATATAAGTGATTTTCAATATTCATCTACAATAAAAAAATTACAAAAATTAATTCAAAAAGGTGAAATTTTCCAAGTCGTGCCCTCTCGAAAGTTTTTTTTGCCTTGTGACAATTCATTATCAGCATATCAAGAATTAAAAAAAAGCAATCCCAGTCCCTATATGTTTTTTATGCAAGATGAAGATTTCATACTATTCGGTGCATCTCCAGAAAGTTCTTTAAAATATGATGAAAAAAATAGACAAATTGAGCTCTATCCTATTGCTGGAACCAGACCCAGAGGTAGAAAAAAAGACGGAACTTTAGATCTCGATTTAGACAGCAGAATAGAACTTGAAATGAGAACTAATCATAAAGAACTTGCTGAACATTTGATGCTGGTTGACTTAGCAAGAAATGATCTTGCACGTATTTGTGAGCCGGGATCTAGATATGTTTCCGATCTAGTTAAGGTGGATAAATATTCGCACGTGATGCATTTGGTTTCTAAAGTAGTGGGGCAATTAAAATATGGTTTAGATGCGCTTCACGCATATTCCTCTTGTATGAATATGGGGACATTAACTGGTGCACCCAAAGTTCGAGCGATGCAATTAATTGCTGAATATGAAGGGGAAGGGAGAGGAAGTTACGGCGGCGCTATAGGTTATTTTACTGATTTAGGAAATTTAGATACTTGCATCACAATACGTTCAGCTTATGTGGAATCAGGTGTCGCAACAATTCAAGCAGGAGCCGGTGTTGTTTTTAATTCAATACCTGAAGACGAAGTGAAAGAGAGTTTAAACAAGGCGCAAGCTGTAATAAATGCTATAAAAAAAGCACATTTTACAATGGGATCCTCTTAA